One Leifsonia shinshuensis DNA window includes the following coding sequences:
- a CDS encoding histidine phosphatase family protein, whose product MVASQVHLVRHGEVFNPDGILYGRLPGFGLSKLGHRMAQAAADDLAARDRPVSLLRVSPLQRTRESAAPIAAALGLEPEIDERIIEPTNHFEGTNMRRALKNPVNWPFIVYPPRPSWGEAYTSIEKRMKEAVDSAFDSVESGDVVLVSHQLPIWVMHLSAAGERFPHDPRKRRCALSSITTFERTTEPAPAPQPRPGEAAVPADPDAPPVVRVVEVGYVEPAGSLIGSATDVGAV is encoded by the coding sequence GTGGTAGCAAGCCAGGTCCATCTCGTCCGTCACGGAGAGGTGTTCAATCCCGACGGCATCCTGTACGGCAGGCTGCCCGGCTTCGGGCTGTCCAAGCTCGGCCATCGGATGGCGCAGGCCGCGGCCGACGACCTCGCGGCCCGCGACCGGCCGGTCTCCCTGCTCCGTGTCTCTCCGCTGCAGCGCACGCGCGAGTCCGCGGCGCCGATCGCGGCCGCCCTGGGACTGGAGCCGGAGATCGACGAGCGGATCATCGAGCCCACCAACCACTTCGAGGGCACGAACATGCGCCGGGCCCTGAAGAACCCGGTCAACTGGCCGTTCATCGTCTACCCGCCCCGGCCGAGCTGGGGCGAGGCGTACACCAGCATCGAGAAGCGGATGAAGGAGGCTGTCGACTCGGCATTCGACTCGGTCGAGTCGGGCGATGTCGTCCTGGTCAGCCACCAGCTCCCGATCTGGGTCATGCACCTGTCGGCGGCGGGGGAGCGGTTCCCGCACGACCCGCGCAAGCGTCGCTGTGCGCTCTCCAGCATCACCACATTCGAGCGGACCACCGAGCCGGCGCCTGCCCCGCAGCCGCGTCCCGGCGAGGCCGCGGTCCCTGCCGACCCCGACGCCCCGCCCGTCGTGCGCGTGGTCGAGGTCGGCTACGTCGAGCCCGCCGGCAGCCTCATCGGCTCCGCGACCGATGTGGGGGCCGTGTGA